A stretch of the Papaver somniferum cultivar HN1 chromosome 6, ASM357369v1, whole genome shotgun sequence genome encodes the following:
- the LOC113288720 gene encoding beta-galactosidase 3-like, whose protein sequence is MKRMETNSVSKSLFLVSLVLLLQCFQLIQCSVSYDKKALVIDGKRRFLFSGSIHYPRSTPEMWEDLIQKSKAGGIDVIETYVFWNGHEPSPGNYYFQGRYDLVRFIKTIQNAGLYAVLRIGPYVCAEWNFGGFPVWLKYVPGISFRTDNEPFKNAMQGFTEKIVQMMKAEKLFESQGGPIILSQIENEYGPTGMALGAAGHSYMTWAAKMAVDLDTGVPWVMCKEQDAPDPVISTCNGFYCDAFTANGNKPKIWTEAWSGWFSEFGGSIKQRPVQDLAFAVARFVQKGGTFVNYYMYHGGTNFGRTAGGPFITTSYDYDAPLDEYGLIREPKYGHLKELHKAIKLCEPAIVSSDPAITFLGENQQASVFSSDGKCAAFLSNFNSRSAVRVMFNNRHYTLPPWSSSILPDCENVVFNTAKVGVQTSKMQMLPAYNKLVSWEAYNEEISSLGDDNKMITAVGLLEQINVTRDASDYLWYMTSVEVNPSESFLNGGEWPTLIVQTSGHALHVYINGQLSGSAYGTRSNRKFAFTGKVNLRAGTNRIALLSIAVGLPNIGTHFENWNTGVLGPVALHGFKNGKIDLTWAKWFYQVGLKGETMNLRSVHGVSSVDWIRGSLVAERQQPLTWYKATFDAPGGDEPLALDMSTMGKGQVWINGESIGRYWSTPAIGNCGHCSYAGTFRPPKCQSGCGKPTQRWYHVPRSWLKPTQNLLVLFEEIGGDTSGISLAKRSVTSVCAQVSEYHPTTKTFELQSIGKHDEVPRPKVHLQCPRGQSISTIKFASFGTPAGTCGSYQKGSCHSSSSYDILKQQCIGKRKCTVIVSNNNFKGDPCPYVLKRVAVEAVCGPKITNRG, encoded by the exons ATGAAGAGAATGGAAACTAACTCAGTTTCCAAGTCTTTGTTTTTAGTATCACTAGTGTTGTTACTACAGTGTTTTCAGTTGATTCAATGTTCGGTTTCTTATGATAAGAAAGCTCTTGTTATTGATGGAAAAAGAAGGTTTTTGTTTTCTGGATCCATACATTATCCAAGAAGCACTCCTGAA ATGTGGGAAGATCTAATACAGAAATCCAAAGCTGGAGGAATTGATGTTATTGAGACCTATGTTTTCTGGAATGGCCATGAACCTTCTCCTGGCAAT TATTATTTTCAAGGGAGATACGATCTGGTTAGATTCATTAAGACAATACAGAATGCTGGGCTCTATGCTGTTCTTCGGATTGGACCTTATGTTTGTGCTGAATGGAATTTTGG AGGGTTTCCAGTTTGGTTGAAGTATGTACCAGGCATCAGTTTCAGGACTGATAATGAGCCTTTCAAG AATGCAATGCAAGGGTTTACTGAGAAGATTGTGCAGATGATGAAGGCTGAAAAGCTGTTTGAATCTCAGGGTGGTCCAATTATACTCTCCCAG ATCGAAAACGAGTATGGACCAACTGGTATGGCACTTGGAGCTGCTGGACATTCATACATGACATGGGCTGCAAAAATGGCTGTTGATTTAGATACTGGTGTCCCTTGGGTGATGTGCAAGGAACAGGATGCCCCAGATCCAGTg ATAAGCACATGCAATGGATTTTACTGCGACGCTTTCACAGCCAACGgaaacaaaccaaaaatatggaCTGAGGCTTGGAGTGGCTG GTTCTCGGAGTTTGGGGGTTCAATCAAACAACGTCCGGTTCAAGATTTGGCATTTGCAGTTGCACGATTTGTACAAAAGGgtggtacttttgttaattacTACATG TATCATGGAGGAACCAATTTCGGTCGAACTGCAGGGGGACCTTTCATTACCACCAGCTACGACTATGATGCCCCACTTGATGAATATG GTTTGATCAGGGAACCTAAATATGGACATCTGAAAGAGCTCCATAAAGCTATTAAGCTGTGTGAGCCTGCTATAGTTTCTTCAGATCCAGCTATAACCTTTTTGGGAGAGAACCAACAG GCTAGTGTCTTTTCCTCGGATGGAAAGTGTGCAGCTTTCCTCTCTAACTTCAATTCAAGGTCTGCCGTCAGGGTTATGTTTAATAACAGGCATTACACGCTCCCACCTTGGTCAAGTAGCATCCTTCCCGATTGTGAAAATGTGGTCTTCAATACAGCCAAA GTTGGTGTCCAAACATCGAAAATGCAAATGTTGCCTGCTTACAATAAACTGGTTTCTTGGGAGGCGTACAATGAAGAAATTTCTTCGCTGGGTGACGATAATAAGATGATCACAGCTGTGGGTCTCTTAGAGCAAATTAATGTTACAAGGGATGCAAGTGACTATCTGTGGTACATGACTAG TGTTGAAGTCAACCCATCTGAGTCATTTCTAAATGGAGGAGAATGGCCCACTCTCATTGTGCAAACATCAGGCCATGCTCTTCACGTGTATATCAATGGACAACTGTCGG GGTCAGCATACGGGACAAGGTCGAATAGGAAATTCGCATTTACCGGAAAAGTCAACCTGCGGGCTGGAACAAATAGAATTGCACTGCTCAGCATAGCAGTAGGACTACCG AACATCGGAACCCACTTTGAGAATTGGAATACTGGGGTCCTTGGTCCTGTTGCGCTCCATGGTTTTAAAAATGGTAAAATAGACTTGACCTGGGCAAAATGGTTTTACCAG GTTGGTTTGAAAGGAGAAACTATGAATCTTAGATCTGTGCATGGAGTTTCATCTGTGGATTGGATACGAGGTTCTTTGGTTGCAGAAAGACAGCAGCCACTAACATGGTATAAG GCTACTTTCGATGCGCCTGGAGGAGATGAGCCATTAGCTTTGGACATGAGTACTATGGGGAAAGGTCAAGTTTGGATTAATGGAGAAAGCATTGGAAGATATTGGAGTACTCCTGCAATTGGTAATTGCGGCCACTGCAGCTACGCTGGTACATTCCGACCGCCCAAGTGTCAATCTGGTTGTGGGAAGCCGACTCAAAGATG GTACCATGTACCCCGTTCGTGGTTAAAGCCAACCCAGAATCTTTTGGTACTTTTCGAGGAAATTGGAGGGGATACATCAGGAATTTCTCTTGCGAAAAGATCAGTTACTAGCGTTTGTGCTCAAGTATCTGAGTATCACCCTACTACAAAAACCTTTGAACTTCAGAGCATTGGCAAACATGATGAGGTTCCCAGACCCAAGGTTCACCTTCAGTGCCCACGCGGACAATCTATCTCCACCATTAAGTTTGCAAGTTTTGGTACCCCCGCAGGAACTTGTGGAAGTTACCAAAAAGGAAGTTGTCACTCTTCAAGCTCATATGACATCTTAAAACAG CAATGCATAGGCAAGCGAAAATGCACAGTAATCGTATCAAACAATAACTTCAAGGGAGACCCATGTCCATATGTCCTGAAAAGAGTTGCAGTGGAAGCTGTCTGTGGCCCTAAAATTACTAATAGGGGATAA
- the LOC113291248 gene encoding uncharacterized protein LOC113291248, with amino-acid sequence MRQGSDLILERLDRCFFNQIAEDLCPNFCVNNFPRDSSDHCPMHIGFNYEDICMPRPFYFMAMWMEDPTCRDIIVNSWSVNVVGSPAYKLKSKLLSTKKGLRDWNKTSFGNIQTNISTIRKDLADLQCNNPTETTLTSRLKDRLEYLYNLKELYWKDKSRDDEILADLPIKFTAEDNALLSLPLTAEEIKNAVSKWGGGGGSPGPDGFTGLLYQKNWDIVGESFIDMTQTCFRIGNIAKPQPERGLGQGCSEALSSYIDYLQSKATTQNFQVIKSYLQKYCLASGQEINFEKYGILFSRRIPEHMKAILANILDIQSRYLGEIYRTPTVFQASKVETHMVILQAVDAIISIWLHKLLSQAAITTLIKHSGQAIPLFQMGAFLIPKHLCKLMDSHLCKFWWGETLDPKDRKLHLLGWDILCSPKAEGGLGFRKAELNNLSMMARNAWRILEHPDFLLPIVLKAKYFPNTDFLNAKCPSKSSWTWKCLHAIKELIKLFISWIVGYGQFIDPWCDKWIPTLGSATPNLLVPPDPIIKVSYFIDTQTKSWNLSRLNTHFDNASVHKIFSLPLSQVCTPDGRAWDLSKNGKFSSKSAYTGLRGLRPSHCKNLWKRIWKIRVPYRI; translated from the exons ATGCGACAAGGTTCTGATTTGATTCTTGAGAGATTAGATAGATGTTTTTTCAATCAAATTGCTGAAGACCTTTGCCCCAACTTCTGTGTCAATAATTTTCCTAGAGATTCTTCTGACCATTGTCCTATGCATATTGGTTTCAATTATGAggatatttgtatgcctagaccCTTTTATTTTATGGCCATGTGGATGGAAGATCCTACTTGTAGAGATATCATTGTTAATTCTTGGTCTGTTAATGTGGTAGGCTCTCCTGCCTATAAACTAAAATCTAAGCTTTTAAGTACAAAAAAAGGTCTTAGAGATTGGAATAAAACTtcctttggtaatattcaaactaatatatCTACCATCAGGAAGGATTTGGCTGACCTCCAATGCAATAATCCAACTGAAACTACTTTAACTTCCAGACTGAAAGATAGATTGGAATATCTCTACAATCTAAAAGAACTATACTGGAAGGATAAGTCCAGAGAT GATGAAATTCTGGCTGACCTCCCCATAAAGTTTACTGCTGAAGATAATGCTCTTTTAAGTCTTCCTCTTACTGCTGAAGAGATCAAAAATGCGGTTTCCAAATGGGGTGGTGGGGGGGGATCTCCAGGTCCTGATGGTTTTACAGGCCTTTTATATCAAAAAAACTGGGACATCGTAGGTGAATCTTTCATTGATATGACACAAACCTGCTTTAGAATAGGGAATATTGCTAAG CCCCAGCCTGAAAGAGGTCTGGGACAGGGTTGCTCTGAAGCTCTTTCTTCTTACATTGACTACCTTCAGAGTAAGG CTACTACTCAAAATTTTCAAGTTATAAAAAGTTATCTTCAAAAATACTGTCTGGCCTCTGgtcaagaaataaattttgaaaaatatggaATTTTATTTAGTAGAAGAATACCTGAGCATATGAAGGCCATTTTGGCCAATATTCTTGACATTCAGAGCAGATATTTAGGAGAAATATACCGCACTCCTACTGTGTTTCAAGCTTCAAAAGTAGAAACCCATATGGTTATTCTCCAAGCTGTTGATGCCATAATTTCCATCTGGTTGCATAAACTTCTATCTCAAGCTGCTATAACTACTTTGATTAAACACAGTGGCCAAGCCATTCCTCTCTTTCAAATGGGGGCCTTTCTTATTCCTAAACACCTTTGTAAGCTAATGGATTCTCACCTATGCAAGTTTTGGTGGGGGGAAACTTTAGACCCCAAGGATAGAAAGCTACACCTTTTGGGCTGGGACATCCTATGCTCCCCTAAGGCTGAAGGTGGTTTAGGCTTTAGAAAGGCTGAGCTGAACAACCTGTCTATGATGGCTAGGAATGCTTGGAGGATTCTAGAACATCCTGATTTCCTTCTACCTATTGTTCTAAAAGCTAAGTATTTTCCTAATACTGATTTTCTGAATGCTAAGTGTCCTTCCAAGAGTTCTTGGACCTGGAAGTGTTTACATGCCATCAAAGAACTCATCAAACTTTTTATCTCTTGGATTGTGGGGtatggtcaatttattgacccctggtgtgataaatggataccCACTTTGGGGTCTGCCACACCCAACCTCTTAGTCCCACCTGATCCCATTATTAAAGTCTCTTATTTTATTGATACTCAAACTAAGAGTTGGAATTTATCTAGACTTAACACCCATTTTGATAATGCTTCtgttcataagattttctctctTCCCTTAAGCCAGGTTTGCACTCCTGATGGGAGGGCatgggatctttcaaagaatggcaAATTTTCCTCTAAATCTGCCTACACGGGACTAAGAGGGCTGAGGCCTTCCCATTGTAAAAACCTTTGGAAGCGTATTTGGAAAATTAGAGTACCTTACAGAATTTAG